A region from the Inhella inkyongensis genome encodes:
- a CDS encoding PA0069 family radical SAM protein: MSDPTEYLTEYITEHPVQPPTSLKGRGAAAATPHRFVSVQRQTEDDGWPHDDGDPGDAQPFAPRTQVREETARRVLSRNDSPDIGFELSINPYRGCEHGCIYCYARPTHSYLNLSPGLDFETRLVAKTNAAEALRAELAAPSFKPGRLCLGAATDCYQPIERRLHITRAVIEVLAGCGHPFSIITKGAGIERDLDLLAPLAAQRRVGVYISLTTLDGELARTLEPRAAAPQRRLQIIERLSRAGIPVGVSVSPTIPFINEPELEQILAAARDAGARTAFSIPLRLPWELAELFQDWLQRHHPQRAERVLARVREMRGGALNDARFGSRMRGEGVWADLLRQRFVKACARLGLGRERFDYDFSGFCAPRAPAKAAGQGDSRQQSLF, translated from the coding sequence ATGAGCGACCCCACCGAGTACCTCACTGAGTACATCACCGAGCACCCCGTTCAGCCCCCCACCAGCCTCAAGGGCCGGGGCGCGGCGGCGGCCACGCCGCATCGCTTCGTGTCGGTGCAGCGCCAGACGGAAGACGATGGCTGGCCCCACGATGACGGCGACCCGGGTGATGCCCAGCCCTTTGCGCCGCGCACCCAGGTGCGCGAGGAAACGGCGCGCCGCGTCCTCTCACGCAACGACTCGCCCGACATCGGCTTTGAGCTCTCCATCAACCCCTACCGGGGCTGCGAGCACGGCTGCATCTATTGCTACGCGCGGCCCACGCACAGCTATCTGAATCTCTCGCCGGGCTTGGATTTCGAGACCCGGCTGGTGGCCAAGACCAATGCGGCCGAGGCCCTGCGGGCCGAGCTGGCCGCGCCAAGCTTCAAGCCCGGCCGCCTGTGCCTGGGTGCGGCCACCGATTGCTACCAGCCCATTGAACGCCGGCTGCACATCACCCGAGCCGTCATCGAAGTGCTGGCCGGCTGCGGCCACCCGTTCTCCATCATCACCAAGGGCGCCGGCATCGAGCGCGACCTCGATCTGTTGGCGCCACTGGCCGCGCAGCGCCGCGTGGGGGTCTACATCAGCCTGACCACCTTGGATGGAGAGTTGGCACGCACGCTGGAGCCGCGCGCGGCGGCGCCGCAGCGGCGGCTGCAGATCATCGAACGCCTGAGCCGCGCCGGCATTCCGGTGGGCGTGAGCGTCTCGCCCACCATCCCCTTCATCAACGAGCCGGAGTTGGAGCAGATCCTGGCCGCAGCGCGCGACGCTGGCGCGCGCACCGCCTTCAGCATCCCGCTGCGCCTGCCTTGGGAACTGGCCGAGTTGTTCCAGGACTGGCTGCAGCGCCACCACCCGCAGCGCGCCGAGCGCGTGCTGGCCCGGGTGCGCGAGATGCGGGGCGGCGCGCTCAACGACGCGCGCTTTGGCAGCCGCATGCGCGGCGAGGGCGTGTGGGCCGACCTGCTGCGCCAGCGCTTCGTCAAGGCCTGCGCGCGCCTGGGGCTGGGGCGCGAGCGCTTCGACTACGACTTCAGCGGCTTTTGCGCCCCGCGGGCGCCGGCCAAGGCCGCAGGGCAGGGGGATTCGCGGCAACAGAGCCTTTTTTGA
- a CDS encoding integron integrase, with protein sequence MPASWAKRRASARVLELPALQAVRLLDQLRERIRYLHYSRRTEEAYVHWCRGFIRFHGRRHPATLGAAEIEAYLRWLASERGVAPSTHNQALSALLFLYGKVLQLNLPWLDQIGRPSVRRRIPVVLEPAEVAAVLDGLRGEHRLLARVLYGCGLRLSEALQLRTKDIDFGHRAVVVRGGKGDKDRVVMLPASLQTELRGQLQRAHEVWAADAQAGRAGVEMPHALERKYPRAGLSWAWFWLFPQDHHSTDPRSGVIRRHHLYDQTFQRAFKGAVARAGIAKPATPHTLRHSFATHLLQGGYDIRTVQELLGHSDVATTMIYTHVLNLGGGAVRSPLDGLAGALPASVSIGEGGFAH encoded by the coding sequence ATGCCCGCGAGTTGGGCAAAACGCCGGGCGTCGGCGCGCGTGTTGGAGCTACCTGCTTTGCAGGCCGTGCGCTTGCTCGATCAGTTGCGGGAACGCATTCGCTATTTGCACTACAGCCGCCGCACCGAAGAGGCGTATGTGCACTGGTGCCGGGGCTTCATCCGTTTTCATGGGCGTCGCCATCCTGCCACCCTTGGGGCTGCTGAGATCGAGGCCTATCTGCGTTGGTTGGCCAGCGAAAGAGGGGTGGCGCCTTCTACCCACAACCAAGCTTTGTCAGCGCTTCTGTTCCTGTATGGAAAGGTGTTGCAACTGAATTTGCCTTGGCTGGATCAGATCGGGCGGCCCAGCGTGCGCAGGCGCATTCCGGTGGTGCTGGAGCCAGCCGAAGTGGCCGCTGTGTTGGACGGCCTGCGCGGCGAGCACCGTTTGCTGGCGCGCGTGCTCTATGGCTGTGGGTTGCGCCTGTCGGAGGCGCTGCAATTGCGTACCAAGGACATCGATTTCGGGCATCGGGCTGTGGTGGTGCGCGGGGGCAAGGGTGACAAAGATCGGGTGGTGATGCTGCCCGCCAGCTTGCAGACCGAGCTGCGGGGGCAGTTGCAGCGCGCCCATGAGGTTTGGGCCGCTGATGCACAGGCCGGGCGAGCCGGGGTGGAGATGCCGCATGCGCTGGAGCGCAAATACCCCCGCGCCGGGCTGAGCTGGGCCTGGTTCTGGCTGTTCCCGCAAGACCATCACAGCACCGACCCGCGCAGCGGCGTGATCCGGCGCCATCACCTGTACGACCAGACCTTTCAGCGTGCCTTCAAGGGCGCGGTGGCGCGGGCCGGCATTGCCAAGCCCGCCACGCCCCACACCCTGCGCCACAGCTTTGCCACGCATTTGCTCCAAGGTGGATACGACATCAGAACGGTGCAGGAGTTGCTGGGGCACTCGGATGTGGCGACCACCATGATCTACACCCATGTGCTGAACCTCGGGGGCGGGGCGGTGCGTTCGCCCTTGGATGGGCTGGCGGGGGCGTTGCCGGCCTCGGTGTCGATCGGGGAGGGCGGATTTGCGCATTGA
- a CDS encoding error-prone DNA polymerase, translating to MDAGTPPSPHAPHPLHPPQAALQVLSNFSFLRGASHPRELVQRAAELGLGALALTDDCSLSGVVQAHLQALQHAQVQPGLKLLIGARFDVQRSAPGRARAAQRPPDAPDAGLDEGLNLPAPDSAPLFRLVLLAASREGYGNLSQFITDLRCASPKGQYHLDWRGIQPQHLGGLLAIALPSRRARDAELLGLGAWLLKHFAGRAWLGVDLQHQLDDARWCQRLRWLSDSTALPLVAAPQVLMHRAQRKPLQDVMTAIRLRLPLSECGQRLEPNASAHLRRLDAPNSPYAPEWIAQTAVIAARCHFSLDEIRYEYPAEVVPPGLTPGAHLAALTSAGAAQRWPAGVPPQVQAQLHKELALIAQLRYEHYFLTVADIVHFARGRGILCQGRGSAANSAVCYALGITEVDPARGNCLLERFISLERDEPPDIDVDFEHQRREEVIQYLYAKYGRRRAGLTAVVTRYRPRSALRDVGKALGLAPELIERLAKAHHGWGNDLQLDGANLGVDLSADPRLPLLRRWAGELIDMPRHLSQHVGGFVLTRGLLSRLVPVENAAMANRTVIQWEKNDLEALGLMKVDVLALGMLSCLRRALDLLGLKQGRGLERGRPMRLQDIPAEDPATYAMLRRADTVGVFQVESRAQMAMLPRLKPRCFYDLVVQVAIVRPGPIQGGMVHPYLKRRQGLEAPDYYSEALKPALARTLGVPIFQEQVMQVAMIAAGFSGGEADQLRRGMAAWTRHGDLSPFRQRLFDGMRERGYPQEFAERIDAQIQGFAEYGFPESHAASFALLTYASSWIKCHHPAVFLVALLNSQPLGFYTPSQLVQDALRHGITVRPPCVNASFWESTLEEDGAVPAVRLGLHLIRDLHHRAARAVVVAREGEGSARTLTTPPGEADDLARRGPYRPPESNHRPFTSTADLARRAGLSRADLNALAAGDALAALSGQRRLQRWDAAALERLPALLQDAAPEDDAGPESTPNLPAAPEGEEVLWDYQSLGLTLRSHPLALLRPALQRLGYADGETLSRLPNRRLARAVGIVTNRQQPGTAKGVTFLSLEDEHGSVQVIVWRKVRLQFRAELLQARLLGVWGIWQREAGVCHLIAHRLVDLSEHLGQLPTRSRDFH from the coding sequence ATTGATGCGGGCACGCCCCCTTCGCCCCACGCACCCCATCCGCTCCATCCTCCCCAGGCCGCCCTGCAGGTGCTCAGCAACTTCAGCTTTCTTCGCGGTGCCAGCCATCCGCGCGAGCTGGTGCAGCGCGCGGCCGAGCTGGGTCTGGGGGCCCTGGCGCTGACGGACGATTGCAGCCTCAGCGGCGTGGTGCAGGCGCATCTGCAGGCGCTTCAACACGCTCAGGTGCAGCCCGGCCTCAAGCTCCTGATCGGTGCGCGCTTTGATGTGCAGCGCAGTGCGCCGGGGCGGGCGCGGGCGGCGCAGCGTCCGCCGGATGCACCGGACGCTGGACTGGACGAAGGCCTGAACCTGCCCGCGCCGGACAGCGCGCCCTTGTTCCGCTTGGTGCTGCTGGCAGCCAGTCGCGAGGGCTATGGCAATTTGAGCCAGTTCATCACCGATCTGCGCTGCGCGTCGCCCAAGGGCCAGTACCACCTGGATTGGCGCGGCATCCAGCCGCAGCACCTGGGCGGGCTGCTGGCCATCGCCTTGCCCAGCCGGCGTGCGCGCGATGCCGAGCTGCTGGGCCTGGGCGCCTGGCTGCTCAAGCACTTTGCGGGGCGCGCCTGGCTGGGGGTGGATCTGCAGCACCAGCTGGACGACGCCCGCTGGTGCCAGCGCCTGCGCTGGCTCTCAGACTCCACGGCCTTGCCCCTGGTGGCCGCGCCGCAGGTGCTGATGCACCGCGCGCAGCGCAAGCCGCTGCAGGATGTGATGACGGCGATCCGCCTGCGCCTGCCGCTGAGCGAGTGCGGCCAGCGTCTGGAGCCCAATGCCAGTGCGCATCTGCGCCGGCTGGATGCGCCGAACTCACCCTATGCGCCGGAGTGGATTGCGCAGACGGCGGTGATTGCCGCGCGTTGCCACTTCAGCCTGGACGAGATCCGCTACGAGTACCCGGCCGAGGTGGTGCCGCCGGGGCTCACGCCGGGGGCGCATCTGGCCGCGCTCACCTCGGCCGGGGCGGCGCAGCGCTGGCCGGCGGGCGTGCCGCCCCAGGTGCAGGCGCAGCTGCACAAGGAGCTGGCGCTGATTGCGCAGCTGCGTTACGAGCACTACTTCCTGACCGTGGCCGACATCGTGCACTTCGCGCGCGGCCGCGGCATCCTCTGCCAGGGGCGGGGCTCGGCGGCCAATAGCGCGGTCTGCTACGCCCTGGGCATCACCGAGGTGGACCCGGCACGCGGCAACTGCCTGCTGGAGCGCTTCATCAGCCTGGAGCGCGACGAGCCGCCGGACATCGATGTGGACTTCGAGCACCAACGCCGCGAGGAAGTCATCCAGTACCTGTACGCCAAGTACGGCCGGCGTCGCGCGGGGCTCACCGCCGTGGTCACGCGCTACCGGCCGCGCTCGGCCCTGCGCGATGTGGGCAAGGCCCTCGGGCTGGCGCCCGAGTTGATCGAGCGCCTGGCCAAGGCGCATCACGGCTGGGGCAACGATCTGCAATTGGATGGCGCGAACTTGGGGGTGGACTTGAGCGCCGACCCGCGCCTGCCCCTGCTGCGCCGCTGGGCCGGCGAGCTGATCGACATGCCGCGCCACCTCAGCCAGCACGTGGGCGGCTTTGTGCTGACGCGCGGGCTGCTCTCGCGCCTGGTGCCGGTGGAAAACGCGGCGATGGCGAACCGCACCGTCATCCAGTGGGAGAAGAACGACCTTGAGGCCCTGGGCCTGATGAAGGTGGACGTGCTGGCCCTGGGGATGCTGAGCTGCCTGCGCCGCGCCTTGGATTTGCTGGGGCTGAAGCAGGGGAGAGGCCTGGAGCGAGGCCGGCCCATGCGCCTGCAAGACATCCCGGCGGAAGACCCCGCCACCTACGCCATGCTGCGCCGCGCCGACACGGTGGGCGTGTTCCAGGTCGAAAGCCGGGCGCAGATGGCCATGCTGCCGCGCCTCAAACCCCGCTGCTTCTACGACCTGGTGGTGCAGGTGGCCATCGTGCGCCCCGGCCCCATCCAGGGCGGCATGGTGCATCCCTATCTGAAGCGCCGGCAGGGGCTGGAGGCGCCGGACTATTACAGCGAGGCCCTCAAGCCGGCGCTGGCGCGCACCCTGGGGGTGCCCATCTTTCAGGAGCAGGTGATGCAGGTGGCCATGATCGCGGCGGGCTTCAGCGGCGGCGAGGCCGACCAGCTGCGCCGTGGCATGGCGGCCTGGACGCGGCATGGCGACCTCTCGCCCTTTCGCCAGCGCCTGTTCGACGGCATGCGCGAACGCGGCTACCCGCAGGAATTTGCCGAGCGCATCGACGCGCAGATCCAGGGCTTTGCCGAGTACGGCTTCCCCGAGAGCCATGCCGCCAGCTTTGCGCTGCTGACCTATGCCAGCAGCTGGATCAAATGCCACCATCCGGCGGTCTTTCTGGTGGCCTTGCTCAACAGCCAGCCGCTGGGCTTCTACACCCCCAGCCAGCTGGTGCAGGACGCACTGCGGCACGGCATCACCGTGCGGCCGCCCTGTGTGAACGCGAGCTTTTGGGAGTCCACGCTCGAAGAGGATGGCGCGGTGCCGGCGGTGCGTTTGGGCCTTCATTTGATACGCGACTTGCACCACCGCGCCGCCCGGGCCGTGGTGGTGGCGCGCGAAGGCGAGGGCAGTGCGCGCACCCTGACCACGCCGCCCGGTGAGGCCGACGATCTGGCGCGGCGCGGCCCTTATCGTCCGCCCGAATCGAACCATCGACCCTTCACCAGCACAGCCGATCTGGCCCGCCGCGCCGGCCTGAGCCGGGCCGATCTGAATGCGCTGGCCGCCGGCGATGCCCTGGCCGCGCTCTCGGGCCAACGCCGCCTGCAGCGCTGGGACGCCGCCGCGCTGGAGCGCCTGCCCGCGCTCTTGCAAGACGCCGCGCCGGAAGACGATGCCGGGCCCGAATCAACGCCCAATCTGCCCGCCGCCCCCGAAGGCGAGGAGGTGCTGTGGGACTACCAATCCCTGGGCCTGACCCTGCGCAGCCACCCGCTGGCCCTGCTGCGGCCGGCTCTGCAGCGCCTGGGTTATGCCGATGGCGAGACCTTGAGCCGCCTGCCCAACCGCCGGCTGGCGCGTGCCGTGGGCATCGTCACCAACCGCCAGCAGCCCGGCACCGCCAAGGGCGTGACCTTTCTGAGCCTGGAGGACGAACACGGCTCGGTGCAGGTCATCGTCTGGCGCAAGGTGCGCCTGCAGTTCCGCGCCGAGCTGCTGCAGGCGCGCCTGTTGGGCGTGTGGGGCATCTGGCAGCGTGAGGCCGGGGTCTGCCACTTGATTGCGCATCGCTTGGTGGACCTGAGCGAGCACCTCGGTCAACTGCCCACCCGCAGCCGGGATTTCCATTGA
- a CDS encoding DUF4395 family protein, with protein MLRFDLPQVPSNVIRWEALLNTVTCLLALLVSPWFMLIPTVQGFIKGILGHARCPAHVMWRKVFSAKGWLGRLEDAGPKMFAAKILFLASAVSLTLYMTGTTLWRVPVVVLVVFTCLEWLLSFCAACWAYGLWYRHFPASRTR; from the coding sequence ATGCTCCGATTCGACCTACCCCAAGTTCCATCAAACGTCATTCGGTGGGAAGCCCTACTCAACACGGTCACATGCCTATTGGCGCTACTCGTTTCGCCCTGGTTCATGCTCATACCGACTGTGCAAGGGTTCATCAAAGGCATCCTTGGTCATGCGCGCTGCCCGGCTCACGTCATGTGGCGCAAAGTCTTCTCGGCAAAGGGCTGGCTGGGCCGACTGGAGGACGCGGGCCCAAAGATGTTCGCGGCGAAGATCCTGTTCTTGGCGTCCGCTGTGTCACTCACGCTCTACATGACCGGAACCACATTGTGGAGGGTACCAGTCGTCGTGTTGGTCGTCTTCACTTGCCTCGAATGGCTACTATCCTTCTGCGCAGCTTGCTGGGCCTACGGACTTTGGTATAGGCACTTTCCTGCCAGCCGCACACGGTAA
- a CDS encoding alpha/beta hydrolase: MAELLSRIHRANRPHFHHLSPQQARVAYRMGAEILDLPREPLARVQDLQVPGPGGARSARLYAPSAERLPVLLYFHGGGFTIGGIETHDSLCRQLALRAHCAVISLDYRLAPEHRFPAAVDDCVAALHWLVLEADALGLDPRRVAVGGDSAGGTLAAVAALSARDAGIPLALQLLITPGTCARADTESHARFAKGYLLDAEAIAWFFAHYIDDAQKDDWRFAPLHAEDHSGLAPACLILAEADPLVDEGLAYGDTLRAAGTPVQLELYRGVTHDFIKMGRMLPEALAAQDAAARALRTAFGESA; encoded by the coding sequence ATGGCCGAGTTGCTCTCGCGCATCCACCGCGCCAACCGGCCCCACTTCCACCACCTCAGCCCGCAGCAGGCGCGCGTGGCCTACCGCATGGGGGCCGAGATCCTGGACTTGCCGCGCGAGCCGCTGGCCCGGGTGCAGGATCTGCAAGTGCCCGGCCCCGGGGGAGCCCGCAGCGCGCGGCTCTATGCCCCCAGTGCCGAGCGCCTGCCCGTGCTGCTGTACTTCCACGGCGGCGGCTTCACCATCGGCGGCATCGAGACCCACGACAGCCTGTGCCGCCAGCTGGCGCTGCGCGCCCACTGCGCGGTGATCTCGCTGGACTACCGCCTGGCCCCCGAGCACCGCTTCCCCGCCGCCGTCGACGACTGCGTGGCCGCACTGCACTGGCTGGTGCTCGAAGCCGACGCCCTGGGCTTGGACCCCCGCCGTGTGGCCGTGGGGGGCGACAGCGCCGGGGGCACCCTGGCCGCCGTGGCCGCCCTCAGTGCCCGTGATGCCGGCATCCCCCTTGCCTTGCAGCTCCTGATCACCCCCGGCACCTGCGCCCGCGCCGACACCGAAAGCCACGCCCGCTTTGCCAAGGGCTACTTGCTGGACGCCGAGGCCATCGCCTGGTTCTTCGCTCACTACATCGACGACGCGCAGAAAGACGACTGGCGCTTCGCCCCCTTGCACGCCGAGGACCACAGCGGTCTGGCCCCGGCCTGTCTGATCCTGGCCGAGGCCGACCCCCTGGTGGATGAAGGCCTGGCCTACGGCGACACCCTGCGCGCCGCCGGAACGCCCGTGCAGCTGGAGCTCTACCGCGGCGTCACCCACGACTTCATCAAGATGGGCCGCATGCTGCCCGAGGCCCTGGCCGCCCAAGACGCAGCGGCCCGCGCGCTGCGCACCGCTTTTGGAGAGAGTGCATGA
- a CDS encoding YbgC/FadM family acyl-CoA thioesterase, translating to MSLRHPEFRHLEALRVRWAEVDAQGIVFNAHYLNYLDTASTGYWRAMGLAYPGAFELLGADLVLRSTQLDYLAPARFDDELRCGLRFVDAGRTSLRFAAELKRGSQTLLKAELRYVMVEREALQPTPVPEALRQALQAFEAGEPMVTVQVGGWDALGAQAQPIRQAVFVREQGIPAELEWDEADHHCTHAVALNRLGQALATGRLIEHVPGTAKIGRMAVRAAVRGTGIGAQVLDALMQSARAQGFRQVLLHAQASAVGFYRRAGFIARGAPFEEAGIEHQEMTKGL from the coding sequence ATGAGCTTGCGTCACCCGGAGTTTCGCCACTTGGAGGCCCTGCGCGTGCGCTGGGCCGAGGTCGATGCCCAGGGCATCGTCTTCAACGCCCACTACCTGAACTACCTGGACACCGCCAGCACCGGCTACTGGCGCGCCATGGGCCTGGCCTATCCGGGCGCCTTCGAGTTGCTGGGCGCCGATCTGGTGCTGCGCAGCACCCAGCTCGACTACCTGGCCCCGGCGCGCTTTGACGATGAACTGCGCTGCGGCCTGCGCTTTGTGGACGCCGGCCGCACCAGCCTGCGCTTCGCGGCCGAGCTCAAGCGTGGCAGCCAGACTTTGCTGAAGGCCGAGCTGCGCTATGTGATGGTGGAGCGAGAGGCTTTGCAGCCCACCCCGGTACCGGAGGCCCTGCGCCAAGCTCTGCAGGCCTTTGAGGCCGGCGAGCCCATGGTGACGGTGCAGGTGGGCGGCTGGGATGCCCTGGGGGCCCAGGCCCAGCCCATCCGCCAGGCCGTGTTCGTGCGCGAGCAGGGCATCCCCGCCGAGCTGGAGTGGGACGAAGCCGACCACCACTGCACCCACGCCGTGGCCCTCAACCGCCTGGGCCAGGCCCTGGCAACCGGGCGTTTGATCGAGCACGTACCGGGTACCGCCAAGATCGGCCGCATGGCCGTGCGCGCGGCGGTGCGCGGCACCGGCATTGGCGCCCAGGTGCTGGATGCGCTGATGCAATCAGCCCGCGCCCAGGGCTTTCGGCAGGTTCTGCTTCACGCCCAGGCCAGCGCCGTCGGCTTCTACCGTCGGGCAGGCTTTATTGCACGCGGCGCGCCGTTCGAGGAAGCCGGTATCGAGCACCAGGAGATGACCAAGGGCTTGTGA